From Deltaproteobacteria bacterium:
TCCCGGGCTCGGGCCCCGGGTGGGCGCCGACGACGTCGTCATGCTGGCGCGGAACTTCGCGGTCATGATCGAGGCCGGCGTGCCCGTCGTCGACTGCCTCGGAGTGCTCGCCGACCAGACCGAGAACAGCGCCGTGCGCAAGGCGGTCCAGGCCCTGCGCCTCGACGTGTCCAACGGCATGACCCTGACCGCCGCCATGGCGCGGCACCCGCGCCTGTTCGACGCCATGTTCGTGCGCATGGTGGCCGCGGGGGAGCATGGCGGCGTCCTGGCCGAGGTGCTCTCCCGTCTCGCTCTCTTCATCGAGCGCTCCGCGCGGCTCAAGCGCAAGGTGCGCACCGCCATGGTCTATCCCGCCGCCATCGTCGCCGTGGCCACGGCGGTGGTGGCGGTGCTGCTCCTGTACGTGATTCCGGTGTTCGCGGAGATCTACCAGGGCATGGGGCGGGCACTGCCGCCGCTGACCGAGCTGACCATCGCCGTGAGCCGGGGAGTGTACGACTACGCCCTGTTCCTCCTGGCCGGTCTGGCGGCGGTTCCGCTGGCCCTGCGCACGGCCTGCCGCACCGAGGGCGGCCTGCGCGCGGTCCACCGGTGGCTGCTGCGCCTGCCGCTCCTCGGCGACCTGCTGCGCAAGGCCGCCATCGCGCGCTTCAGCCATAACACCGGACTCTTGTTGCGTTCCGGCGTCACCCTGCTCGACAGCCTCACCGTCACCGCCGGGACCGCCGGCAACAAGGTCCTGGAGCGGGCCGTCCTGGAGGCCCGCGACGGGCTGGAACGAGGCCGCACCTTCGCCGAGCTGCTGTCGGCCAGCGGGCTGTTCCCCGCGATGGTGTGTCACATGGTCGCCGTGGGCGAGAGCGTCGGCGCCCTCGACACCATGCTCAA
This genomic window contains:
- a CDS encoding type II secretion system F family protein, encoding MALYRWQGRNREGRLLRGEMEAADPAAVAAELRRRRIQPLPSGIREKGNGLRREIAIPGLGPRVGADDVVMLARNFAVMIEAGVPVVDCLGVLADQTENSAVRKAVQALRLDVSNGMTLTAAMARHPRLFDAMFVRMVAAGEHGGVLAEVLSRLALFIERSARLKRKVRTAMVYPAAIVAVATAVVAVLLLYVIPVFAEIYQGMGRALPPLTELTIAVSRGVYDYALFLLAGLAAVPLALRTACRTEGGLRAVHRWLLRLPLLGDLLRKAAIARFSHNTGLLLRSGVTLLDSLTVTAGTAGNKVLERAVLEARDGLERGRTFAELLSASGLFPAMVCHMVAVGESVGALDTMLNRVAAFYEEEVDRAVTRLTTLMEPALMIVLGVVLGGIVISMYLPIFQMGGMVH